DNA sequence from the Trichormus variabilis 0441 genome:
AGAAATATAGGGCTATAACTATAGTTATAACCCTCCTTAAAGTTAAGCTTGCTGTAATTGTTTTTGTTGCAGCTTTTGGACAGCTTCTACCCAAGCAGGTGCCTTTTTACCATTAATAGGTGTCAGCTTTTGCCAGTGTTCTTGTAACTGCGCTTGTGTTAAGTGGGGTAACTGTTCCTTGCCCCAGTTAATCGCATCTTGAGCAGTTTTCCAATCTTTCCAGGGTTGTGATTGGTGACTACCCTTGTTGGTTGGAACTATCTCGATAAGTGTAGCTTCTAACCAAAGGTGCGCGTCTTCATCCCGCATGAGATTTTGGCGTGCCATTAAGATGGCGATCGCATTTCGGATCTGGTCGATATTCCACAACTGCGAGATACTTACTAATTTCTCCCAGGTGTCCTCTTCTAGCTGTGTAAGATGTCTGCCATTGGGATTAGTTTTGCACACAAGTAAGTCTTTGAGGAAACTGACAAGACTTGTATGAATGGCAGTTGGCTGTTTACCAGATTCAATCCAATCTTGAAGGATGCCTAAATTGCCCGTAATTTCTCCTTTGATGATATTTTCACAGGCAGTGAGTAGATCGTATTCGGAAATAGTACCTGATAGTTCCCAAACCCAGTTAGAGGTAATTTCCTCTTCACCTAGTAGGGTTAGCTGATCTAGTAGTTTGAGTGAGTCGCGCAGATGTCCCTTGTTTGCTTTAGCTACGGCGGTAACTGCTGATGGCGCAATGTTGATACTTTCTTGGTGAGATATTTGTTCTAGGTAGCTTGCAACTAGCGAGACAGGAACTCTCTTAAAGTCAAACTTTTGGCAACGGGAGACAATGGTTTCTGGAACTTTGTGTAACTCGGTTGTGCAGAAGATAAATACTACATGACGGGGAGGGCTTTCAATGGTTTTGAGGAGTGCTTGCCACGATTGGCTGCTTAGAGCATGACATTCATCAATAATGAATATTTTGAATCTACCTTCCACTGGTGCAAACTGGATAGTGGATATAAGCTCTCGGATCAGTTCTACCCCACTATTGCTTGCTGCATCCAGTTCGGTTACATCAACAGAAGAAGATGCTGTAATTCCCTTGCATGAATTGCATTCTCCACAAGGCTTGGTTGTCGGCTCATTGCTTGATTGACAGTTGAGGGATTTAGCGATGATGCGGGCGGTACTGGTTTTACCTGTACCTTTGGGGCCGCTAAATAGGTAAGCAGGTGCAATCTTTTGGAGAGCGATCGCATTTATGAGAGTGCGAACGATATGTTCTTGCCCAATAACTTCACTAAGAGTCTGGGGACGGTATTTGAGATGTAGTGGTTGGTACATAGTTTTGATGATTAAAAGTGTTTTATTTACTCCTTACCAACTGCACTGATAAGGAGTTTAATTTTTAAGCAGTCGCGGCTTCTTTTTTCGTTCGTGACGAGCGTGAGGTTGACTTGCCTTTAGTAGTATCTTTTGCTACTAAAGATGGTATTTCTGTTTCAGAATTTTCACTATCATCTGTTGCCTGTGCTATATCTGTTACTTCTTCAGTGCTAGGCTCAGGTTGAGTGCTGGCTTCTGTCTTTGTACTTTGGTTATTTACCTTTTCAAACCCCTGCTTAATTTCTACAGGCATGACCAGATACAACTGATTGAGCAGTCCTCCCATTGGGCAGATAATGACTGGTTGCGTGGGTTTGTTACACCGCACCACGATTTCGTCAGTACTGATGTGCTTTAATCCTTCGAGAAGGTAGTCGATATTTAATCCAATACTGATGTTTTCTGAATGACTAGTTGTTGGTTTCATCAGTACCGAGTCAACTGCATCCCCGATATCAGTAGCTTCGGTGTATAGTGTTGCCTGTGTAGCTTCCAATTCCCAGAGAATTTTGACAACCTTTTGCTTGCGTTCAGCTAGATAACTTACTCGCTTCAGTGCGCTCTCAAATCCCTTGCGTTCTAATGTAAATTCATACTCAAATGTTCTGGGAATCAAGCTATTGATTTTGGGATATTCTCCCTCTAAAAGTCGGGAAATGACCTTTGTATTAGGAAGACTAAACTCAATAGTTTTATTTGATAGAAGAATATTGCACACGCTTGTATCGGCACTTTGAGAGAGAATTTTGTTTAACTCGCCAAGTGACTTACCTGGAACAGTAAAGTCAATTGGATCAGAATATTCGCTATCAAGTGTTCCTGTGACTAGTGCTAATTTGTGACCATTTGTACTAGCAGCTTGCCACTTATTGGTATCAATTTTGAAGTTGACACCAGTTAAAACTAACTTTGTTTCGTCACCATTGGTGCAATACAGTGTCCCTTCAAGTGCAGTTTGGAGTTTCTTGGCACTTAAATTTACTTCTATTGGATTTTCTCCCTTGGGAAGAGTTGGAAATTCGTCAGGTTTTCCGCCAATCAGACGGCATTTACCGCTATTGTGAGTAATTATGCAGGCTTGGTTTTCTACCTCTAAGGAAATTTCTCCTCTGACATTGTTAATAGTGTCAGTTAATAGTTTGGCTGGTAGTGCTACCTGACCTGACGTTTCTACATTAGCGGTCGTTGTAGTATGAATTGTGAGGTTAAGGTTTGTTCCTGTTGCTGATACTATCCCATCTTCATTTGCTATCAGTAAGATATTTCCTAAAATTGGGTCAGTAGGCTTAGGACTAATTGCAAGATAAGCAGTTTCTAGAATTTCTGCGAGTTTAGATTGTTCAATGTTTAGTTTCATTTGTTACTTTGCTTTTAGTAAATGATGTTTTAACAGGTGCTATTTCTAGCACCCTTTTCGGTTACATGAGATAGTTTTTTTTAGTAGGGCAGTTCTTCCATCTCAGTACTGTATGCTGTATAAGCTTGACCTGCTGTACTAGGAGGAAGTGCTGCTACTGGCATATCAGCTGCACCTACCAGGCGATTATGTTCTGCTACAACGGTTGATGTTTTACCAATACGGTGAGAGAATTCGGGATTTGCCTGCATCGTTGTTTGGATATCAATTTCTTTGCCTTCTGAGAAGAATTCGAGAAAATCGCTTCCATCAGGATTTGGTGATTTATAGGAAGTGACAACTGCTACCCAAGATTTATCTCTTTGGTTGACTGCTTCTTTAGGTTCAAGAGATGGCGTAAAGGTGGGTTGAAATACACCGAGGCGATGAAACTCTGCACGTTTTTCAGCAACAGTTGCATTAGTAAATCGGGCGAATGCAACCTCTAGTTCGCGTTGGAACTGTTTATAAGCCTCGCCAAATTTTGACGATGCAACGCCTTTGATTGATAAGACAATTGGTACTGAGTGCAGGTTATGATTATTTTCATCAACAAGCTGCAACAAATAGAACCTTCTCAATACTGCGGCATCTTTGCCAAGTGCTTGGTACATTTCGTACCCATCAGGTGATTCGTACACTCCTACAATTTTGCCATCATCGCGCTGTTCAATGTATCTGGGAGAAACATCAAGAATGTGCATCCTGGGCGATTGCAACAACACTCCCATTTCTGGCGTGCCACTAGAGAAGGTGTGCTTGTGTGTAGGTTCTTGTCCTTGCCAGTTAATTGCTGCTAAGTATTTATCTTTGATAAACAACCCGACTTTTTCTGCTTCCATGTGGTTAATGACTTGGCAGATGCAGATATTACTAATCGGCGCATTGTACTCAGGATTTGCAAATTTAGAAATAGCTAATTTACGCTTTTGTATGTTTGTATTATTCTGAACTGTTTGTTCAGGGGATTCAGACTGGGATACTGTGCTTTCTTCAGTAGCAGAATTAGTAGACTTTGTTTGATTTCTTGCCATAATTTTAATTAATGGAAATCAATATTTAATGCGTAAAGCAAAAAGTCGTTGTAAAAAATCAAAGTCGTCTGTTATTAAGACGACTTAAAAGATTGATTGATACTTAGTTATTTAGATAGACTTTTCATCATACTCTCCCTTTAAGCCTGTAAAGCTGTCAATGCAAGTATCTTCCTGAATAATTTCAGTTTTGGTGTTTAGAAGTGTCTGGTATATTTGCTGAAGACTGATGATAATTTGTCTAAGAACAGATGTGTTTTCAGTTGTGAAAGTCAGTGACACAGATGCCATGCTTGAATTATGAATTGCGACTGTTTGTTCTTCAGGAGATCCCTCCATAACTGGTTATTTGACTGTCTTTACCAGGAATAAATCTATAAGAAGCAATAGTTTCAATTGCCATATTTATCTCCTTGTTCGTTGGGGTTTGATTTCAAGCATTTTATTACTAAGTTTGGTGATATTACTGACCTTTCAACCAGCAAGCTTGCACTTATTAAGTGCTACTTCTAACTCTTGCTGTGTAAGGATTTTGTATCTCATATATTGTCCCCATATAGGGAAAACATACGTGACATATTTAGTTTTATCAATTTGCTAGTATGCCATACGCTTGTAGTACACTATGGTTTAATGAGTTTAATGATTCTGGTGGCTACGTTTGTAGGGTTATTTGAACTCAAAAAGGCATCTTTATCTACCATTTCTACATAGCTATTATTGGCTAGTAGCCAGTTTTTGAAGGTTTTGTACTTACGATTGAAGAAAACTGATTCAGGTATAACTGAAACTAATACACCACCCGTTATGAGTAACTTCCAAGCCTGGTAGATATGTTGGACAAGTTCACAAAATGGAGGATTCATGATACAAGCATTGTATAAATGACTGGGGTTAAACTCCAGAAAGTTTTTCCCTACGAGATTAAATCCTTTGAGTTCTAGAATTTGTCGTAAATCGTAATTAATCTCAACCACCTCTAGTTGAACATTAGGATAGGTATTAGTGATATACTCAGCAATATTTCCACTACCTGCACTAGGCTCTAAAATTTGCCAATTTGGTTTAATATCTGCCAGTTGAACAAGCCGTTGACAGAGTGGTTTAGGAGTAGGGAAGAAATCTCCATCTTTCATGCCAATGATTTCTAACTCAAGCTTATTGAGTAGTTGCTTGGTAGTATCAATTGCTTCAGGCTTTACTACCTGTTGAATTTCTGTTATTGCGGATATGATTTCGCTTGGTGTATGTAATCCGGCGCGATTTAAAGACTTTACCCAGTCTTGGTAATATTCGCCTGCCAATTTTTCGTGGACTTTCTGAATTGTTTCTCCAATTTGGGAAATTCTGAATAGGGCTTCTACTTGCGATTTGTGAGATATGCCGCGTAGTATTGGTGGGATATGTCCTACTTCCCACATTTGTGCGATCGCAAATAACCAAGACTGGATAATCTCAAGTTCAATTCCTTCTTGGATGAGCCCTTGGGCTATAGTTTTACGACGCTTTGTTACCCTTTGATTTCCAATAGCAGGATTTTT
Encoded proteins:
- the dnaN gene encoding DNA polymerase III subunit beta — translated: MKLNIEQSKLAEILETAYLAISPKPTDPILGNILLIANEDGIVSATGTNLNLTIHTTTTANVETSGQVALPAKLLTDTINNVRGEISLEVENQACIITHNSGKCRLIGGKPDEFPTLPKGENPIEVNLSAKKLQTALEGTLYCTNGDETKLVLTGVNFKIDTNKWQAASTNGHKLALVTGTLDSEYSDPIDFTVPGKSLGELNKILSQSADTSVCNILLSNKTIEFSLPNTKVISRLLEGEYPKINSLIPRTFEYEFTLERKGFESALKRVSYLAERKQKVVKILWELEATQATLYTEATDIGDAVDSVLMKPTTSHSENISIGLNIDYLLEGLKHISTDEIVVRCNKPTQPVIICPMGGLLNQLYLVMPVEIKQGFEKVNNQSTKTEASTQPEPSTEEVTDIAQATDDSENSETEIPSLVAKDTTKGKSTSRSSRTKKEAATA
- the dnaX gene encoding DNA polymerase III subunit gamma/tau is translated as MYQPLHLKYRPQTLSEVIGQEHIVRTLINAIALQKIAPAYLFSGPKGTGKTSTARIIAKSLNCQSSNEPTTKPCGECNSCKGITASSSVDVTELDAASNSGVELIRELISTIQFAPVEGRFKIFIIDECHALSSQSWQALLKTIESPPRHVVFIFCTTELHKVPETIVSRCQKFDFKRVPVSLVASYLEQISHQESINIAPSAVTAVAKANKGHLRDSLKLLDQLTLLGEEEITSNWVWELSGTISEYDLLTACENIIKGEITGNLGILQDWIESGKQPTAIHTSLVSFLKDLLVCKTNPNGRHLTQLEEDTWEKLVSISQLWNIDQIRNAIAILMARQNLMRDEDAHLWLEATLIEIVPTNKGSHQSQPWKDWKTAQDAINWGKEQLPHLTQAQLQEHWQKLTPINGKKAPAWVEAVQKLQQKQLQQA
- a CDS encoding DUF5895 domain-containing protein; this translates as MARNQTKSTNSATEESTVSQSESPEQTVQNNTNIQKRKLAISKFANPEYNAPISNICICQVINHMEAEKVGLFIKDKYLAAINWQGQEPTHKHTFSSGTPEMGVLLQSPRMHILDVSPRYIEQRDDGKIVGVYESPDGYEMYQALGKDAAVLRRFYLLQLVDENNHNLHSVPIVLSIKGVASSKFGEAYKQFQRELEVAFARFTNATVAEKRAEFHRLGVFQPTFTPSLEPKEAVNQRDKSWVAVVTSYKSPNPDGSDFLEFFSEGKEIDIQTTMQANPEFSHRIGKTSTVVAEHNRLVGAADMPVAALPPSTAGQAYTAYSTEMEELPY
- a CDS encoding type I restriction-modification system subunit M, giving the protein MQLSLLNLPYNDDNSPIADIFNIPNLEKAEFLRNLAASMQPTIDQKKNPAIGNQRVTKRRKTIAQGLIQEGIELEIIQSWLFAIAQMWEVGHIPPILRGISHKSQVEALFRISQIGETIQKVHEKLAGEYYQDWVKSLNRAGLHTPSEIISAITEIQQVVKPEAIDTTKQLLNKLELEIIGMKDGDFFPTPKPLCQRLVQLADIKPNWQILEPSAGSGNIAEYITNTYPNVQLEVVEINYDLRQILELKGFNLVGKNFLEFNPSHLYNACIMNPPFCELVQHIYQAWKLLITGGVLVSVIPESVFFNRKYKTFKNWLLANNSYVEMVDKDAFLSSNNPTNVATRIIKLIKP